Proteins from a single region of Corylus avellana chromosome ca11, CavTom2PMs-1.0:
- the LOC132165233 gene encoding putative pectinesterase 63, which translates to MVLKQTHYAATASFFSTLLLLKLLPTVVSVVPNNKTSPLDAWIQSNMKHYSATKSFGQTLKTTDDEGSGGNKVIKVRKDGSGDFKTVTEAVESVPSGNSQRVIISIGPGTYTEKIQVEKSKPYITFYGESGNMPTLSFAGTAKKYGTYYSATVTVESDNFMAVNIAFENSAPAPDPRQNDQQAVAMRIAGDKAAFYNCKFIGYQDTLFDDQGKHLFKNCLIQGTVDFIFGNGKSVYTGTTINSVAKGLGTITAQGREDASDDSGFVFLHCKIQGTGDTYLGRAWRKMPRVVFAYTEMGSLIDKEGWSDNASGQSSDEMYYGEYKCTGPGASSSGRAKFAKILSDDEAAPFLSTSFIDGSEWIQGPPSL; encoded by the exons atggtTTTGAAACAGACTCATTATGCCGCTACGGCATCGTTTTTCTCCACCCTACTGCTTCTCAAACTCCTCCCAACAGTTGTCTCCGTCGTCCCGAACAACAAAACATCACCGCTGGACGCATGGATTCAGAGCAACATGAAACACTACTCAGCAACCAAATCGTTTGGGCAGACCCTCAAAACGACCGACGACGAGGGTAGCGGCGGCAATAAGGTGATAAAGGTCAGAAAAGACGGTTCCGGAGACTTCAAGACGGTGACCGAGGCCGTGGAGAGCGTCCCATCAGGAAACTCACAGCGAGTGATTATATCGATTGGTCCGGGTACGTATACGGAGAAGATACAAGTTGAAAAGTCGAAGCCGTACATCACGTTTTACGGGGAATCGGGAAACATGCCAACGCTATCGTTCGCCGGTACAGCCAAGAAATACGGTACGTATTACAGCGCCACGGTGACCGTGGAGTCTGACAACTTCATGGCCGTCAACATTGCCTTTGAG AATTCAGCCCCGGCTCCAGATCCTCGACAGAATGATCAACAGGCGGTGGCAATGAGGATAGCAGGAGACAAGGCAGCATTTTACAATTGCAAGTTCATAGGTTACCAAGACACCTTATTCGATGATCAGGGCAAGCATCTCTTTAAAAACTGCCTCATCCAAGGCACCGTTGATTTCATCTTTGGAAATGGCAAATCCGTCTACACG GGAACCACAATAAATTCGGTAGCAAAGGGATTGGGGACGATAACAGCACAAGGAAGGGAAGATGCTAGCGATGACAGCGGATTCGTATTCCTCCATTGCAAGATACAGGGAACAGGCGATACATACCTTGGTAGGGCATGGAGGAAGATGCCCAGAGTCGTGTTTGCTTATACTGAGATGGGTAGTCTCATCGACAAGGAAGGCTGGTCTGATAATGCAAGCGGCCAGTCCTCTGA CGAAATGTATTATGGAGAGTACAAGTGCACAGGACCAGGGGCAAGCTCCTCAGGACGCGCCAAATTTGCAAAGATTCTTAGTGATGATGAAGCAGCACCCTTCCTGAGCACCAGTTTTATTGACGGAAGCGAGTGGATTCAAGGACCTCCCAGCCTGTGA